One Gemmatimonas sp. DNA window includes the following coding sequences:
- a CDS encoding alpha/beta hydrolase, producing MTKRFAHLVMLAPVFTAQLVVAQVMAAQGPPPPPTVFPMSRDTIIGRIADLRRIHTPEGIEVMEPVEVNGSTQWISIRGLNRANPILLFVHGGPGSAMLASTWAYQKPWEDFFTVVNYDQRAVGKNWSPADTGRLRPTMTSEQHVQDAEVIVRHVLKKLGQQRLIVMGWSAGTGFTKTLVQRHPELFHAWVGMGVGGGGTGARDVLYERLMEIARAANDTGALRELDTMKPGATGGPRGIERALALRKWARIYDGGWYGRPNLDLFFKLSDWGPEYSTGEADALIPATQWGARAITGGGTSSRSFAVPMFFLMGRYDLHTPYESARAYFDQIQAPRKEFITFERAAHFVMLEEPGRFLMTLVNELLPLAGGAKTFPVIATPPARR from the coding sequence ATGACGAAGCGCTTTGCACACCTGGTCATGCTGGCTCCCGTGTTCACGGCGCAGCTCGTGGTAGCGCAGGTGATGGCGGCGCAAGGGCCCCCGCCACCACCGACCGTGTTTCCGATGAGTCGCGACACGATCATCGGCCGTATCGCCGATCTGCGCCGCATTCATACGCCCGAAGGCATCGAGGTCATGGAGCCGGTGGAGGTGAACGGGAGCACGCAGTGGATTTCCATTCGCGGTCTCAATCGCGCCAATCCGATTCTACTGTTCGTGCATGGTGGACCGGGAAGTGCCATGCTCGCGTCCACCTGGGCATACCAGAAGCCGTGGGAGGACTTCTTTACGGTCGTCAACTACGATCAGCGTGCGGTCGGCAAGAACTGGAGCCCAGCGGACACTGGCCGCCTTCGCCCGACGATGACCAGCGAACAGCATGTGCAGGACGCTGAAGTCATCGTGCGCCACGTGCTCAAGAAGCTCGGACAGCAGCGCTTGATCGTGATGGGCTGGTCGGCCGGCACGGGCTTTACGAAGACGCTCGTACAGCGCCATCCCGAGCTGTTTCATGCGTGGGTCGGCATGGGCGTCGGCGGCGGCGGGACCGGCGCGCGTGATGTGTTGTACGAGCGCCTGATGGAAATTGCCCGCGCCGCGAACGATACGGGTGCACTTCGTGAGCTCGACACGATGAAGCCGGGGGCGACCGGGGGACCACGGGGGATCGAGCGCGCGCTCGCGCTGCGAAAGTGGGCGCGCATCTATGACGGCGGCTGGTACGGAAGACCCAATCTCGATCTGTTCTTCAAGCTGTCGGACTGGGGGCCGGAGTACAGTACCGGCGAAGCCGACGCGCTGATTCCCGCCACCCAGTGGGGAGCCCGCGCCATCACCGGAGGCGGAACGTCCTCGCGCTCGTTCGCCGTTCCGATGTTCTTCCTGATGGGCCGATACGACCTTCACACGCCGTATGAGTCAGCGCGTGCGTACTTCGACCAGATTCAGGCGCCGCGCAAGGAGTTCATTACCTTCGAACGGGCCGCGCACTTCGTGATGCTCGAGGAACCGGGGCGCTTCCTGATGACGCTGGTGAACGAACTGTTGCCGCTTGCGGGCGGTGCCAAGACGTTTCCGGTAATCGCCACTCCGCCGGCCCGAAGGTAG